From the Planktothricoides raciborskii GIHE-MW2 genome, the window CACCAACCTGTTCATAGAAACCCGGTTTCTTGGTTGGTTGGGCGACACGGGGACAGAAACCGGGTTTCTTGGCAAAATCTGGAAATTTGCAGCAACAATTCTCACAGAAACCCGGTTTCTTAATCTTTTTAGGAGATAACAACTATGATGAGCATAGAAGAAATTCAAAACGACATTCAAACTCTGCCACCAGAAGCGCAAGACTTACTCATTGACTTCATTCAACTTCTCAAAAAACGTTATCCAGAAACCAAGACCGAAAACACAGATGTATCCCCAGAAAGCAGATCCTTTTTAGAAGATGCCCATGAATTTATCGGATGCCTAGAAGGGGGACCCGGCGATTTGGCCACCAATAAAAAATACTTAGAAGGATTCGGCACAGAATGAAACCAACAGTAATTATTGACACAGGGTTTCTGGTTGCTCTTTTAAACCGTAGCGAACAATACCATAGTTGGGTCAAAAATCAACTCAACAATATTTCTTCACCAATCATAACCTGCGAACCTGTGATAACTGAAACCTGCTTTTTGTTAAGAAAAATTTATGGTGCAGAAACAACCATTCTAAACTTGATTAACAGCCAAAAGCTAAAAATTCCGTTTAGACTCATCGATGAATTTTCGATGGTTCATCAATTAATGCAACGTTACCAGTCTGTTCCGATGTCTCTAGCAGATGCCTGTTTAGTGCGTATGGCAGAGATTTATCCGAATAGCCTTGTCTTGACCCTTGATAGTGACTTTAGAATCTATCGGAAAAATAAAAATGAAATCATCCCTTTAGTGATTCCTAACGAGCGATAATTATCACAAGTAGACAAAATATCGGTGTGTGGCGGCCTTAGCGGGTGAATTTTACTCACTGAATTGTTAACGCATAGAAACCGGGTTTCTCACCTTTCTTCTCAGTCTAAGAGGCAAGCCCGATAGTAATATGTATTAGACAAGAGTGCAAAATTCCTAAAAGCCGATGGCGGTTTTAAGGGGGGTTCGGGGGAGCGAAATATTTATTTTGCAAGAGGTCTATTAGTCTTAATTGTTAAGGAGAGAGCGTTTTTTTCTAAAAAAGCGGATGCCAAATGTACCACCAGCTATAGCGCCTAAAATTGAAGAGGGTTCGGGGACTGGATCGGCTGTATGTACCGTCACGCTCCAATCATCAATACCGCCTACAACAGTATAGCCTGAACAATTGCGACAGCTACTGTTGGCGCGGAAGAAACCCCAGGTGATTTCCGATCCATTTTTTGTAAAATCTGGATGAAGATTATTGACATTACCGTCAGCAAAAGCCAAGCTAAAATCTGATGCTTCTAAACCAGTATATGATTTCTGTGTCCAGTTCCGTTCCGGAATATAATGATAAGCTGCTAAATAAGTATTGCCGTCTTGCACTAAAATAAGTCCAGATCCCTGACCTTGAGATCCCCGGTTAGTAAACGCAAACTCTAAATAGTCAATTGACTCAATTGCTCCTTAAGTTTGAGGATTGTATGTGGCTCCAACCCACAAATGTGTGCTAGAAATTGAACCATTCTGACTGGAACTTCCTCGATTAACAGTCTGATTAATCTGCCGATATCCAGAGGAGGTTCCACCAATGTGGTTAACAGATACACTGCCACCTGTTCCAGAAGAACGAGAAATTACCGTCCAATCTTGATCGTTAAACACCGAATCGGAAAAGACAAACGTTGCGGCTTTGGCTGGCAGGGAGACTCCCATCGCAATTCCAGCGGAAACAATAGCTGCCAGGGTAGAAAGTTTCAAGTTCATAATTGCACCTTGAATTGAGTCTTCAGTATTTATACTCAATCTAGCTCTGTTAAACTTTCCTCAGTGTGATTTCAGTCATTTTTTAAGATGATTTCGATTCTAAACTTTTGGGAAAAACCCTGAAACGATTACCACAAAAACGAATCAAATAAATGTAAAAAAATATTTGAATTTATAAAGATTGTTTGCGAATTGTTAAATAAAATATCAAATTTATTTTGAGGTCGAATAATGCTTTGCTGCATCGGAGTTGCAAGAAAGTTGCTGATAGTTTTAGGTAAGTGAGCGCTCACCAATCAATATATTGCAGTGGATAGCGGATCTGGCAGCGGATGTAGCAGCATCTAGAATATCTTTCAGAGGCGATCGTGCAGACGAGTCAGCTTGAGACGATTCTCATAAGTGGGTTATAATAGATCGGGGATGACAAGCATCAAGACAGGAGACAGGAGTTCAAATTTATTTGGAAATCTTTGATTTAATCTTCCTGGATAAAATAGTTGAGAAACTCGATCGCAAGCACAATGTCCAAGAATACGAGGTAATAGAAGTTTTACTGCGGTTTTCACTTATACGATAAGCATGAAAAAGGAAACCGTCAGAATGAAAACGTCTATGCCGCTTATGGTCAAACAGACAGTGGACGATACTTGATTGTTTTCTTCATCTATAAGGAAGATGGCAATGCCTTAATATTATCTGCGAGGAAAATGACCAATGCCGAAGCCTCTATTTTCAATGCTATTTCTTATTAAGAGATCGGAGAGTTTTGGGATGACCATGATACCGCCTATTATTGGGACAAAACTTATCCAGTTGAATGTACAATTAATCTTGACCCTGAATCTCAGGTGAGATATTATGGCATCGATCGCAATTTATCAGACCAAATTTATCGGACAAAATTTATCAGAGAAAATTTATCAGACCAAATTTATCAGAGAAAATGCGATCGCCCCTATAATTACTTTCCCAGGGTTGGTCTATGATCGGAATATCCCACGAACAGCGATCGCGCTTATTGCTGCCCGACCCGCTGAATTTTAATTGCCCAAGGGTTAACTAGGGTTAACTAAAATCAAAGCAGATTTGGTTAGTTTATCTAACATTATTCTGGGGTATTCTGGGGAAAGATTGAATCATTATTCGCTAAAACCTTACTGAACACTTAAAAGTAAAAATTTCTTTATATAAAATGAGCGTAACCCCCATCCCCTAGACACAGTAGCCTAAAATATACCCTACAATAAAACTGTCCACCGATGGTTTCCACCACCCACCAATGATTAAATGAGGATTGCTCAATGACTCGTGGCATTTATATTACGGCAAATGACCGGGTAATGGATCAGGCGATCGCCTTACTGAATAGTATCCGAGCTTACGATAGTGAAACGCCAATTATTTTGATTCCTTACGATGATAAGTATCAAACCGTAGCCGCACGGCTGGAAAAAGACTATGGGGTGCAAATTTACCCAGATTTAGCTTTTATCGATCGCCTATCCAAAAACTTACAACAAATTTTTGGCGAAAATTTCTTTGCTCGACCGAATCAATTTAGAAAACAAGCCTGTTGGTTTGGACCCTTTGATGAATTTTTATACCTGGATACCGATATTGTAGTGTTTGAGAAAATCATTGACTGTTTAAATTACTTATCCGACTGTGACTTTCTCTGTTGTGACTATCAACATTTAGGCGGCATCACCAATGTATTTACTCCAGCGGTGATTGAAAATCAGGTGTTCGCCCAAACCGATTTACAAGATTTGTTTAATTGTGGCTGGTGGGCGGCAAAAAAATGCTTAATCACCGAACAAGATTTATCCGAAACTTTTCGAGAATGTGCTGCCCATCCAGAATATTTTGATTTTTCCCAAAAAACATCGGATCAACCGATTATTAATTATATGATTTTAAAGCTAGTCAAACGGCGGTTTAATCTTGTGCGGCGTCCTGGTGGTGCCCCCGGAAGTTGGGCGGGCAGTCGCCATTTCCAACGCCAAGGAAATCAACTGATTGATGGAAAAATTGGTCAACCTTTGCAGTACCTCCACTGGGCGGGGATTAGAATTGAACCAGGTTGTCCCTACTGGGATATTTGGGAACATTACCGATATCTCAACGAGCCAAAACCGGAAACAAGCCCCCAAATCGTTGAATCAAAAAATCTGGGTAGTAACATAAAAAAAATGCTGAAATTTTTTTTACAAAAAATGTAGTAGCAGTCATATATTTGATAATTAAACCAAATCTATGATTTTCGTTATTTCTGGCGAGTGCAAATCTTATAAATACGTTTAAATACGTTTTTTGGTTTAATTTGGGAAAAAAACTGCAATTCAAATTCATCTATATTCATCTATTATTCCTTAATTAAACCGGATAGTGATTCTTAGAAAATCATAACCCAAAAAAGCCGATCTATAAAAATAAATCAGCCAATTTGTTTCGGCAATCCTCTGCTGAAATCAAAGGTAAAACCCATCATCGATGGTTAAATGATTCACCATCAGAGGGCAAAAATGCTATCATATGTGTCATCAATCAATTTCACCTTCAGGGAAAATGGACAAATGACGATTAGCGGAGCATCCATTGCTAGAATCGATCGGCCAGCCAGAAAGTATAGCTAGAAATTTTTTGTAGTTGCATTTTGACCAGCAAAGACCCAATTGGCAACGAATTAAAACCCCTCCACATTGAAGTGGCAGACCTAAAAAAAGAAGACCTCCGAGGAGCGTATCTCAGAGGTGCATATCTTAGGGATGCCGATCTCAGTGGCGCTGACTTAAGTGAAGCCTGCATCAGCTATGCCGATATGATTGGCGCAAACCTGACGGGTGCTAACTTGAGTGGGGCGATTTTGACTGAATGTAACCTGAATATTGCTAACTTAAGTGATAGTAAATTAACTGAGGCAAATTTGCGGGGCGCAAAGCTTTTGGGTGCAGACCTGAGTGATGCGGATCTCCGAGGGGTGAATTTGCGATCGGCGACCTTAATTAGTGCCAATCTGAGTGGGGCGAACCTCAGTGGAGCTAATCTGAGTGGGGCTGACTTAAGTGAGGCGGATCTCCGAGGCACGATTTTGCAACGGGCAGTTTACGATCTGAGAACTCGTTTTATTGAAGGCTTCGACGCCCAAAAAGCCGGTGCTTACTGGATTACTTCTAATATCTCGTTGCCACAAGTGAACCTGAGTGGAGTGGATCTTAGTGAAGTGAACCTGAAGCGATCGGATTTACGGGGTGCCAACTTAAGGAACGCTAAATTAATTGCCTGCAATCTGGAAGCCGTGAATCTATTCCGAGCTAACTTGAGTGGCGCCGATTTGCGAGAGGCGAATCTGAAAGGAATTAACCTGCAAAAGGCGGTCTATGATATTAAAACACAAGTGTCTGATGGGATCGATCTGGCATTGTTCGGTGCTTATAAAATTGCCCCTAATGTTTCTTTGTTAGAAGTCAACTTAGCTGGGGTAGATTTGAGTGGGGCAGATTTACGGGGAGCTAATTTAAATAATGCAAATTTAAATAAGATTTTGCTGTTAGATGCTGACCTCACTAAAGCGAATTTAAGAAAAGCTTCTCTAGAAAATGCGAATCTGAAAAATGCCGATCTCAGATGGGCTGATTTGATTGGGGCAAATTTAAGTCAGGTAGATTTGAGTCAAGCAGATTTACGATGGGTTGATTTGACAAGAGTTGACCTCCGAGGCGCAAATTTACGATTGGCCGATTTGCGAGAAGCGGATTTAACAGGTGCTAGTTTAAATCAGGTAAATTTAAGTGAAGCGGATCTCAGAGGGGTGGATTTGACTAGAGCGGATCTCAGAGGAGCTAATTTGAGCAAAGCGGATTTGAGAAAGGCCGATTTGACTAAGGCGAATTTACAATGGGCGAATTTGGAGGGAGCTAACCTTGACGATGTAGATTTGAGTACCACATTTTCCTAAACTTGTTGAAATTGCTGCCGAACTTGACTCAGAATTTTTTCATCTACGGTTTCAACATCGTAGGCACTGCTATCTACGGCGGTGATGATTAACCAGGGCTGAATTTCATTGATGCGGTAGCCGGCAAATTTTCCGTCAATTACTTGAGTAATGTCTGCTGCTAATTGTAATAATAATTCCCCGGATATCAATTCCCCGGATATCAATTCTTGAGCATCGGCAATTTGATTTTTTCCGCTGTTTTTCCCAGACATTCTAGGTGGCTGATTTGCTACTTGCTGGTTAAAAGGGGGCGATCGCCTGGAGAATATCTATCAGGTTCACCCCTAGGAAACCATCAGTAGTTTGGTCAGTAATTGTAATGCCTTGCATGACTTTAACTCCTATTTATTGATATTACTTAGAATGAATTTAAGGGAGAACCGCCGCCACCTTGTCTCTTGAAACCCGATCAAAAACCCGGTTTTTTGACTCTTTGCAGGAAATCAGAAACCGGGTCTATTGACAAATATTGTTGGCATACAAAAGTTATCTTTGAAACCCGGTTTCTTTCCTAGAGGGTAATTAAGTTAGAACTCCCCAGCCCATTGTCCGGGAAAATATCAGATAAATTCGTCTCCCTGGCTAATCGGCTAATTCAATATTCGCTATATTCCTTAACTAAATAGCGAACGCTCATCGGACTGATAGTAGTCAGTAGAGTAATAAACCAGATCACTCCTATAACAGCAATTTCACTTTGTCTACCGGGAAGGATAAATCGATAATTTCCTGCCAGAGATGTGAAAAAGTCAAAAACTATACACAATAGCCAAGGTGCTGCTAAAATCCAGCGTCCTTCGCTGGCTTCTTCCCAAACATTTATCGTGATTAAATTGAAACAGAACACAATAACGGCTCCCACAAAAGCAATGCCGTAGACGCCAAAGCTGTTAGCATTCATATTCAGAGACAGAGTAAATTCTGGGCCAGCCACTATCGAAACTACTCCCAAAAATGTTGTCACTCCGTCCCAAATCATGCCGATCGCAAATCCAGTAATTAAGATTGGGATTATTTCTTTGTCTCTCATTTAATTTCAACCCATGAGTATTAAAGTCGCAATCAACAAGGCGACAACAAAACAAAAAGTAGCTATGATCGCATAGAGTCGGTTGCCAGATATGGTTTGAATATTCCAATCTGACATAGGTTTTGGCAGATACCCAAACATATTGCCTAATTGCTGAATGGTTGCTGCCCATCCCGCCAAGAAATCATTTCTGATTGAACCGGGGTTTTCGATATTAGCTATATTCGCCAAAGTATCAAATATATTAATTGCCAATTCTTGATGAGAATTTACCAGGTCATAATCTTCTAATTTCGGATCCCTTACTCGGTCAATATTTTTGAGCAGCATTTGATGCTGATATGACCATAATTCAAAAGTTATTTGGTAAATTAGATAGACTCTTAATCTGAGAAAAGTGCCATGTTTTTGGTATTCCTCATCAGTCTCTTGGGCAATTCTTAAACCTTTTGAGATTATGGCCTTCAATTCAGGTGTGTTGTGAGGTTTAGGGATTTTTTGCCGCAGTTGCAGCAGCACGCTGACAAATGTGTATCCTCCACCATGCGGATCTGGATTTAAATTTTTGACTATCGTCATGGCAAGATGAATTTAACTAATCGATCGGCTAAGAATATCCAGCGGTTTTGTTTAGGATGATTGGCAACCAAAAAACCCGGTTTTCAGAGAAACCGGGTTTTTGTATCTCGAATCACTCATAAAAATTAAAACCGCTATATAACAAGGTTGTTTTTCTTACCCAATGATGTTGTCCAGACGATTTTAGCGGAAAACTATAATATTTTCAGTATATTAAAGTATAATTAAGTATAAATTGCGATCAAATTTAATAAAAATAAAAAGTATAATTTAGTGACATAGGTATGACAAAGTATGTTACAGTATGATCGTCCTACCCTCACCAGCACTCCCAAAAAAAATCTATGGACTTTCAGGAAGTCTTAAAATGGACAGATGAGCAAATATTCGCCAAGACTGGGGAACACCTGGATTCTCTGCAAGCAACTATCCTGCAAGGAACTTGGCAGGGACAAAAATATCCAGAAATAGCTGAAAACTACAAATGCAGCGAAATTCACGTTAAGAAGAAAGCGGCGAAATTATGGCATATGTTATCAGAGGTGTTGGGAGAAGATATTCATAAACTTAATTTTCGGGCTATAGCCGAGAGATTCCACATCTCAAATATTTCAAGTGATTTTGTTCAAATTGGCAATCAATTTGGCAATATTAATATATGCGGGGAAAAAATACATAATTCCAAAGTGCCATCACCCTCTAAATCACCCCAAAACTCTCAACCAAGTCCCAGACAAACTCAAATTGATTTAAGGGACGCTCCGGAAATATTTAGATTCTACAATCGCACACCGGAACTGGCCACCCTCAACCAGTGGTTTTTAACAGATCGCAGCCGACTAATTGCCATATTCGGATTGAGTGGTATTGGCAAAACTGCTCTCGCTGTTCAGCTTGTAGCACAGATTCAAGATAAGTTTGATTATATTATCTGGCGCAGCTTGAATAAGGCTCCCACCCTGGCACAATTGCAAGCTAATATCATTCAATTTCTAAATACAAATAATAATACAAATAATCCTGCATTTACAGAAGAATTGAAGAATAATTCAGCCACCTTGCTTGATTATTTTCGCTCCGATCGCTGTTTGGTGATACTCGATGATGTGCAGATGATTTTCAGTAACAAAGAATTAGCCGCTGAGTATCAACCGGGCTGGGAAAATTATGGCTTATTTTTTGAGCAAATCGCCGAATTATCCCATAACAGTTGCTTGCTGCTGCTGGGCTGGGAAAAACCTAGATCCGTGACTAAATTAGAGGGAGAAACTGCCCCAGTGCGATCGCTGCAATTGAATGGCTTGGGACAGGCCGCAAGGGAAATTTTCCGAGAAAAAGGTTTAAAAGATGAGGACAAATGGGACGAGGCGATCGCTCTTTACGGGGACAACCCTTTATGGCTGAAATTAATTGCCGCCACCATCAATGATTTATTTGGCGGTAGAGTTGGGGAATTTTTAACCTACGATACGCTATTTTTAAGCGAGGATTTAATTGCCGTTTTAGATCCCATGTTTCAGCGCTTATCGGATGTGGAAAAAGTGGCGATCGCCGCTTTAGCGAATGCAACGACGCCGGTTTCCCTGGCTCAATTGCAAAAGTCAACCAAATTATCTCCCTCGGATTTATTAAAAGCCATGCAATCTTTAAGCCGTCGTTGCTTAATTGAAAAACGGGATGAAGCCAAAGAAACCGTTTTTTCTATGCAGCCAGTAGTGAAAGCTTATGTCAAAAGCCGGAGAGACTAGAGAGAAAAAAACCCGGTTTCTTCAAGAAACCGGGTTGCTTTAATTTATGAATAATTTAGAATAAGGCGTCTAAATCGATCGCCTGGGAACCGCCCCGCATTAACTGTCCTAATAGTTTACCTAACTGCCACCAAACCAAGCCACTGGTGGCCAGGGTCATGGGAATGGAAAAAGCATAAGAGATATCTACAGGAAAGGTAAAGATTTGTAGACCAGAAGCAAGAAAAACACATATGCCGATCGAGATGCCAAAAAAAGGCAATTGTAGTTCTAACTTATTCACTTCTTCGATTAGGTTAATGCTGCGATCGCGCGACCAGTTGCGTACCATCAGTTCCAACGTCGCTTTAAATGCAAGACCTGATGTCACTCCAGCAAACAAACTGGCAAATACTAAAAAATAGGGGGGGTCTAAATACACCGGGAAAGTTACTCCTTTATTTACAGGATCAAAACAGAATCAGATTTGATTCTAATGTTAACTGTTGATTGTTGATTGTTGATTGTTCATTGTTGATTTTTGTTTGTTATTTGACAGACATCTCGCTAACTAACAACCACCAACAATCAACCACCAACAATCAACCACCAACAATCAACCACCAACAATCAACCACCAACAATCAACAAAATTATTTTTCCGTAGTCAAAGCCGCCACAGCGGGCATAAATGCCGCCGCGCTTTGTCGGGAAAAATTCGCCAACGCATCCATCGCGGCATTAAACAGTTGATTGGGTTTGATATCATCTTTAACCAACTCCCAAATCCGTTTAACTTCTTCCGTATGCAGTCGGTCATCTTCAATCAAAGCCAACAATAGCTGACGGCGGAGAAATTCGCCCTCTTCAGACATGAGGTATTGCAAACCCAGTCCCGCAGTGGGCAAAATGTCAAAGTTGCCATCAGAACGAGCGATGGTAATCATATTTTCCAGACGCTGCCACTGGAATTTGCCATCTTTAAATAGCACTTCCAGCAGTCTTCGGCGTAACTGGGGTGACTCACCTTTCAGCAGTCGTCGGGCTATATAAGGATAGCCGATATCGACGATTTTAAAATTCGGATCGACGCTGAGGGCTAATCCTTCTTGGGTGACGACAGAACGAATAATTAAGGCAAATTTGGCAGGAACCCGGAAAGGATATTCAAACATCAATTCCGAGAAGCGATCGGTCACGGTTTTAAAGTTAAAATCCCGGACACTTTTGCCCATAATATCTCCGAGCACATCTTCCAGAGCGGGGATAATCGGTGTAATATCAATATCGGGAGTTAGAAAGCCTAACTTGACAAAATCTTTGGCTAAGTCCGTATAGTCTTTATTGATTAGATGTACCACCGCATCTACTAGAGTTTCTTTGGTGGTTTCATCTAGCTGATCCATCATGCCGAAATCAATATAGGCCATTTGACCATCGGTGGTGGCAAAGAGATTTCCCGGATGGGGGTCAGCATGGAAAAAGCCAAATTCTAATAACTGTTGCAAACCAGTGGTGACACCAATTTCCACGATCGCATTGGTATTAATTCCGGCTTCTTCTAAATGTTGAGTGCCGGTGAGTTTATAACCGTTAATCCACTCCAGGGTTAAAACATTATCGCTACTGTAACGCCAGTAAATTTTGGGAACTTTAACTTGGGGATTATTTTGGAAATTCAGGGCAAATTTTTCCGCATTGCGAGCTTCATTGGCATAATCAACTTCTTCAAACAGTTTGATGCCGAATTCATCCACAATTAGGGTTAAGTCATGGCCTAAATTTAATGGCAACCACGGAGCTAACCATTTCGCCCCTAAGCGCATTAAATATAAGTCCAAGGTGAGAATGGGTTTTAAATTAGGGCGCTGTAC encodes:
- a CDS encoding Npun_R2821/Npun_R2822 family protein gives rise to the protein MTRGIYITANDRVMDQAIALLNSIRAYDSETPIILIPYDDKYQTVAARLEKDYGVQIYPDLAFIDRLSKNLQQIFGENFFARPNQFRKQACWFGPFDEFLYLDTDIVVFEKIIDCLNYLSDCDFLCCDYQHLGGITNVFTPAVIENQVFAQTDLQDLFNCGWWAAKKCLITEQDLSETFRECAAHPEYFDFSQKTSDQPIINYMILKLVKRRFNLVRRPGGAPGSWAGSRHFQRQGNQLIDGKIGQPLQYLHWAGIRIEPGCPYWDIWEHYRYLNEPKPETSPQIVESKNLGSNIKKMLKFFLQKM
- a CDS encoding PEP-CTERM sorting domain-containing protein, with product MQDGNTYLAAYHYIPERNWTQKSYTGLEASDFSLAFADGNVNNLHPDFTKNGSEITWGFFRANSSCRNCSGYTVVGGIDDWSVTVHTADPVPEPSSILGAIAGGTFGIRFFRKKRSLLNN
- a CDS encoding AarF/ABC1/UbiB kinase family protein, encoding MSQHQLALLKQYDPQAIADYYRYRPWEALWRSLRIIFSFLGWLLAILLDQWTGQVEKSKLKRASKLREILTKLGPTFIKVGQALSTRPDLIRKDFLEELVKLQDQLPPFDNAIAFRIIEKQLDRTVEEIYQEISPQPVAAASLGQVYKARLRDNGDMVAVKVQRPNLKPILTLDLYLMRLGAKWLAPWLPLNLGHDLTLIVDEFGIKLFEEVDYANEARNAEKFALNFQNNPQVKVPKIYWRYSSDNVLTLEWINGYKLTGTQHLEEAGINTNAIVEIGVTTGLQQLLEFGFFHADPHPGNLFATTDGQMAYIDFGMMDQLDETTKETLVDAVVHLINKDYTDLAKDFVKLGFLTPDIDITPIIPALEDVLGDIMGKSVRDFNFKTVTDRFSELMFEYPFRVPAKFALIIRSVVTQEGLALSVDPNFKIVDIGYPYIARRLLKGESPQLRRRLLEVLFKDGKFQWQRLENMITIARSDGNFDILPTAGLGLQYLMSEEGEFLRRQLLLALIEDDRLHTEEVKRIWELVKDDIKPNQLFNAAMDALANFSRQSAAAFMPAVAALTTEK
- a CDS encoding NB-ARC domain-containing protein: MDFQEVLKWTDEQIFAKTGEHLDSLQATILQGTWQGQKYPEIAENYKCSEIHVKKKAAKLWHMLSEVLGEDIHKLNFRAIAERFHISNISSDFVQIGNQFGNINICGEKIHNSKVPSPSKSPQNSQPSPRQTQIDLRDAPEIFRFYNRTPELATLNQWFLTDRSRLIAIFGLSGIGKTALAVQLVAQIQDKFDYIIWRSLNKAPTLAQLQANIIQFLNTNNNTNNPAFTEELKNNSATLLDYFRSDRCLVILDDVQMIFSNKELAAEYQPGWENYGLFFEQIAELSHNSCLLLLGWEKPRSVTKLEGETAPVRSLQLNGLGQAAREIFREKGLKDEDKWDEAIALYGDNPLWLKLIAATINDLFGGRVGEFLTYDTLFLSEDLIAVLDPMFQRLSDVEKVAIAALANATTPVSLAQLQKSTKLSPSDLLKAMQSLSRRCLIEKRDEAKETVFSMQPVVKAYVKSRRD
- a CDS encoding type II toxin-antitoxin system VapC family toxin; protein product: MKPTVIIDTGFLVALLNRSEQYHSWVKNQLNNISSPIITCEPVITETCFLLRKIYGAETTILNLINSQKLKIPFRLIDEFSMVHQLMQRYQSVPMSLADACLVRMAEIYPNSLVLTLDSDFRIYRKNKNEIIPLVIPNER
- a CDS encoding pentapeptide repeat-containing protein, with the protein product MTSKDPIGNELKPLHIEVADLKKEDLRGAYLRGAYLRDADLSGADLSEACISYADMIGANLTGANLSGAILTECNLNIANLSDSKLTEANLRGAKLLGADLSDADLRGVNLRSATLISANLSGANLSGANLSGADLSEADLRGTILQRAVYDLRTRFIEGFDAQKAGAYWITSNISLPQVNLSGVDLSEVNLKRSDLRGANLRNAKLIACNLEAVNLFRANLSGADLREANLKGINLQKAVYDIKTQVSDGIDLALFGAYKIAPNVSLLEVNLAGVDLSGADLRGANLNNANLNKILLLDADLTKANLRKASLENANLKNADLRWADLIGANLSQVDLSQADLRWVDLTRVDLRGANLRLADLREADLTGASLNQVNLSEADLRGVDLTRADLRGANLSKADLRKADLTKANLQWANLEGANLDDVDLSTTFS